The Pseudomonas sp. FP2309 genomic sequence ACGTGGTTTTGTCGCCAAGTCCGATGTAATAACCTTCACGCATTTTGTTCTCCAATTTGTTAAGTTGAAGCCGGGTAATACGTCGCGCCCGTTAAACCGTGCCAAGTGTTGAGGCGGCTTTTTCAAAGGGCGGCAAAAAATCTTCTGCCTTCTCTACACCTTTACGTCGAATAATCAGCGCAGCGCCTTGGGGTGTATTGATGATCTCGTCGCCATTGCTCAAATAGCTGCCCACCAACGCAACGTTGTTATTGCCTTTACCCGCGCCCGTTATGATTTGTGCCTGGGCGCCGTCTGGATATACAACGTAATCACCTGTACGCGCTGCGCGTACTTGCTGATCGTTGTCCAACTTAAACTCCACGGAGCCAGTCGCTTGTTTAACCACCCCGCCACGACGGGTTTGACTACCTTCGGCGGCCATTCGGTAAATAGCGATGGGAGGGTGCGCTTTGGCGAATGTCTGCTGTTGAGTAACAATTGCCATGGCTTGGACGTTGAATGTACTGAGCTGTTGCTGGGTAAATGGTGATGTTTCCAACACGCAAAGAAGTTCAGACGTAAGCTCGTTGGTATAAAGCAAATCGCTGGGTGAAGTCATATGGGGTTTCCTGATCCGGAGGTGTATTGCGTGTGCGTTTCATCTGTTGTGTCGAACATGGTCGCAGTTATAAAAACGATGAAAAACAGTGTTTAGGTCTATTGCCTCGCTACCCTGAAGTTGTCATTGCCAAAAGTACAGTCGGACATTTCCTTGAAAGCCTTAGGAAGATTCTGATGACATCCCATCAATCGCGTCTGCCTGCACTACCGCCAGCCGTTCGATAAATACAAAACCGGCCGGGACGAAGCCGTCCCCGGCGGCCAGTGGTGGCTTAACCAAGGCACCCCAAGGCCCTGGCCCGACGCCCCCGCCGACACCTTCGCCGCCCTTGGCCACTGGGGCCAGGCGCTGTACGTGATGCCCGCCGAACATTTAGTAATCGTGCGCTACGGCGATGACCGCGACGGTACTTATCGCCACAACGAACTGCTCAAACGCGTGCTCGCGGCGGTGCAGCCATGATCCGTCGTCGGCCGTTTACCAGCCTGTTTCTGCTGCTGTTGCTCGCCTTGCTCGGCTGGGTGTGGCACGAGCGCGTCAACCTGCAAGCCTTCCCCGACATCATTGCGGCCTACACCGCCAAGGAGTACTGCTCGTGCCGCTATGTAGCGAACAATCCAGCTGACTATTGCCGGGGTTATGTGAAGCAGTACGTGCCCACCAGTGCGTTCAGGGATAGCCCGGAGCGTAGTGAAGTGACGGCGAGCGGGCTGGGGCGCACGCACACGGCGCGGTGGTTGGGGGAGCGGCAGGGGTGTCGGTTGGTGCCGTGAGGTTCCAATTGGGCACGTCCACTTGACCAACCCCAATAAACGGGCCTCTGGCGAGGCCCGGTCCGGATCACCTGAACGCCACCAGCACAGCTGCAACTATCGCCCAAGGTAACGCAATGAACGCTATCGCCATATTGGCCAACAGACGATGTTTTAGGTGGGTTGGGAAGTTCTCAAAGTCCACAGGGTTTAAATCTCCAATCCGAATGTACGCTTTCGGCCACGTCATCATTCCGGCGATTTTTGCGATCTCCAATAGGGACAAAATCAAGCCTCGTTTGCCCAGACTCGGCCCCCAGAGATAGATATAACGGCTGTTCTTTAATGCATCCTTTATCTCCTCGATGTAGCGGTGGCTCAAGTACAGGCTGTACGCAAGGCCAACAGCAGATAGCAGGGCAGGTGCCCCCAGGAAAAATATTGCAACCCAGGGCGACCACGTGTCGATACTGGTCATGGCTGAGTAACCTCGTAGATTTTCTCCCCCATAGCTTCGCCAGCGATCCCGCCACCCGTCGTCATGTACCGGCCGCACGACTGATCGCCTCCACATGAGCTGAATACCCCGGAATCTGCCCCGGCGCCCCGGCCTTGTCCCAGTGGTGCACCAAACTTCGTCTGGAAATCCCAAGCGCCGTTTTCAGCTTGGGATGATCGCCCAGAGTGGTTTCGCCGCGCAGACGCGTGGAGTTCAACAGATGAGCATCCAACTGCGCGAGCGGGCGCTGGCGTTCGGCGAAGAACTGCGGCGATTTAAGGGTGCCGTGCTGACGATAGCTCTCCTGACGCAAGCGTTCGATGGTTTGCAGGGTATCGCGCAAGTTGATGAGGTTGGTCTCCATTATCGCTAATTACTTAAAATGTAAAAGCAAGCACACAACTACTAGCCAAGCGCAGCCAATAGTCAATATTAAAAAGTTGATTTTCAGTAGTTGCTTAAGGCCAGCTGGAAAGTTTTCAAGATCAACAGGGTTTAAGTCGCCGAGCCGGATATAGGCCTTTGGCATCATTATCATCCCTGTGATTTTTGCTATCTCTAAGAGGGACAAAATCAAACCGCGCTTCCCTAAACTCGGCCCCCAAAGATAAATATAACGGCTGTTCTTCAAGGCGTTCTTCATAGCGTCCAGTTGACGGCTGCTCAGGTACAGACTATATGCAATATTCATGAGCCCGAGCAGACCTGGGGCCCCGGTAACGAGGATCGCAACCCAGGGAGACCAAGTGTCGATACTGCTCACGGTTGGGTCATCTCGTAGATTTTCTCCCCCATGTGCTCACCAGCCATCCCACCGCCAGTCGTACCCAACCAGGTACCAGCCCCAATAACA encodes the following:
- a CDS encoding amidase → MIRRRPFTSLFLLLLLALLGWVWHERVNLQAFPDIIAAYTAKEYCSCRYVANNPADYCRGYVKQYVPTSAFRDSPERSEVTASGLGRTHTARWLGERQGCRLVP